A genome region from Deinococcus seoulensis includes the following:
- the ftsE gene encoding cell division ATP-binding protein FtsE: MIDFKNVSLEYPVTRTLALDDVSLQIGKGEFVYLVGHSGAGKSSFMSLVLKRALPSRGEVRVAGEPLARYRGRRTALLRRRMGTVFQDNLLLSHLNAYDNVAFTLRVTGVPQREWPQRVTTALRTVGLEHKKYALPLQLSQGEQQRVAIARAIVGDPPLLLADEPTGNLDPDNSREVLKVLQNVNLRGTTVVVATHARDLVETFRHRTLTLRKGKLVRDDPYGGYAL, encoded by the coding sequence GTGATCGATTTCAAGAACGTCTCACTGGAGTACCCCGTGACCCGCACCCTGGCGCTGGACGACGTGTCCCTGCAGATCGGCAAGGGGGAGTTCGTGTACCTGGTCGGGCATTCCGGGGCCGGGAAGAGCAGTTTCATGAGTCTGGTGCTCAAGCGGGCGCTGCCCAGCCGGGGCGAGGTGCGCGTGGCGGGCGAGCCGCTGGCCCGGTACCGGGGTCGCCGGACGGCCCTGCTGCGCCGCCGCATGGGCACGGTGTTTCAGGACAACCTGCTGCTCTCACACCTGAACGCGTACGACAACGTGGCGTTCACGCTGCGCGTGACGGGCGTGCCGCAGCGCGAGTGGCCGCAGCGGGTCACGACGGCGCTGCGCACGGTGGGCCTGGAGCACAAGAAGTACGCGCTGCCGCTGCAACTGTCGCAGGGCGAGCAGCAGCGCGTGGCGATCGCGCGGGCCATCGTGGGTGACCCGCCGCTGCTGCTGGCCGACGAGCCGACCGGGAATCTCGACCCGGACAACAGCCGCGAGGTCCTGAAGGTGCTGCAGAACGTGAACCTGCGCGGCACGACCGTGGTGGTCGCCACGCACGCCCGCGATCTGGTCGAGACGTTCCGGCACCGCACCCTGACGCTGCGCAAGGGCAAACTGGTACGGGACGATCCGTACGGCGGGTACGCGCTGTGA
- a CDS encoding S41 family peptidase, which produces MNAKRLTTVGVALSATAAVAYAQFGGYTQANLGSTATGKTFLKVINDLNTLYLYPVDQDKLLRGAITGALGSLDDEFTYYSQPEDNAIDAENLSGEFYGIGVQLVAANPDGTGGKIDNVFRTGAASNAGVQIGDVFVKIGDKDVLTGKLNDIVRLVRGQKGTTVTVTFARDGKPYTVKMERQPVAIVSVEQTVLPGNIGYIALNTFYNEKASEQFRAAVADMKKKKVSSLILDLRDNGGGLLSAGVDVADQFMQSGPIVSLRDRNKKTTVYGRATNAASDYTGKLMVLVNKNSASASEVVSGALQDVGRATIVGEQTFGKGVAQIPETLPDGGKVAIVNSEWLTPKGRQIHKKGVTPDVIVNDTRYTTPPNLTGSGVTPGAKLTFTIEGKPVTVTADKDGKFSYTGEIKRPSRSAAQGEAVVDLQTDAILKKAVELLKK; this is translated from the coding sequence GTGAACGCCAAACGCCTGACCACCGTCGGGGTTGCCCTGTCCGCCACTGCCGCTGTCGCCTACGCGCAGTTCGGTGGGTACACCCAGGCGAACCTCGGCAGCACCGCCACCGGCAAGACTTTCCTGAAGGTCATCAACGACCTGAACACCCTGTACCTGTACCCGGTGGATCAGGACAAACTGCTGCGCGGCGCCATCACCGGCGCGCTGGGCAGCCTGGACGACGAATTCACGTACTACAGCCAGCCCGAAGACAACGCCATTGACGCCGAGAACCTCAGCGGCGAGTTCTACGGCATCGGCGTGCAACTCGTCGCCGCGAACCCCGACGGGACCGGCGGCAAGATCGACAACGTCTTCCGGACCGGCGCGGCCAGTAACGCCGGCGTGCAGATCGGCGACGTGTTCGTGAAAATCGGCGACAAGGACGTCCTGACCGGCAAACTGAACGACATCGTGCGCCTCGTACGCGGCCAGAAAGGCACCACCGTCACCGTCACGTTCGCCCGCGACGGCAAACCCTACACCGTCAAGATGGAACGCCAGCCGGTCGCCATCGTCAGCGTCGAACAGACCGTCCTGCCCGGCAACATCGGCTACATCGCCCTGAACACCTTCTACAACGAGAAGGCCAGCGAGCAGTTCCGCGCCGCCGTCGCCGACATGAAAAAGAAGAAGGTCAGCAGCCTGATCCTCGACCTGCGCGACAACGGCGGCGGCCTGCTGAGCGCCGGCGTGGACGTCGCCGACCAGTTCATGCAGAGCGGCCCGATCGTCAGCCTGCGCGACCGGAACAAGAAAACCACCGTGTACGGCCGCGCCACCAACGCCGCCAGCGACTACACCGGCAAACTGATGGTCCTGGTGAACAAGAACAGCGCCAGCGCCAGCGAGGTCGTCTCCGGTGCGCTGCAGGACGTGGGCCGCGCCACCATCGTCGGCGAGCAGACCTTCGGCAAGGGCGTCGCGCAGATCCCCGAAACCCTGCCCGACGGCGGCAAGGTCGCCATCGTGAACAGCGAGTGGCTGACCCCCAAGGGCCGCCAGATTCACAAGAAAGGCGTCACGCCCGACGTGATCGTCAATGACACCCGCTACACCACGCCCCCCAACCTGACCGGCAGCGGCGTCACGCCCGGCGCGAAACTCACCTTCACCATCGAAGGGAAACCCGTCACCGTCACCGCCGACAAGGACGGCAAGTTCAGCTACACCGGCGAGATCAAACGCCCCAGCCGCAGCGCCGCGCAGGGCGAAGCCGTCGTGGACCTCCAGACCGACGCCATCCTCAAGAAAGCCGTCGAACTGCTCAAGAAGTAA